The Halobacillus ihumii genomic sequence AAGTAAAGAAGCACTTAAACGGACGAATGACCGTATCAACCAAATTGCTAAAAAATATGTTTAGGTCGCCATTCTTGGCGGCTTTTTCTTTTATCCTTACTTATGGCTTTTTGCAAGAAGACCATTGGGCTACTTCACCGCAAGCAGGCAGTGTAGCCAGTCTTCAATGGGTGGAGCAGAATTTGCAAGAATTGCTCGAGGTTGTCCCGAAAGATCACCTTCTATTAGGAATTCCTTTATACTCCCGGTTATGGGAGGAAAACAATGGGGAAGTAAGTTCTACTGCATTAACCATGGAAGAGGCCGAACGCTGGGTGGAAGATAAAGGGTTAACACCTGAGTTAGATGAGTCAACGGGGCAGGAATATGTGCAGAAGACAATCGATGGTACGACCTATAAAATGTGGCTGGAAAATGAAATATCTTTAAAGAAACGGATAAATCTCATGGAAAAATACCAATTAGCGGGAATTGCCTCATGGAGTATTTCCTTTGCTGATCGTGAGGCATGGGAATTTATAAATGAGCAACTACATGAAGAGTAAGGCTGATTCATATGGCGAAAACCCTCGAAATGTTTTAGTTTATGGAAATGTGGGAAGATATAGTTGATGTTTTATAAAGAAAAGAGGGGGAAGGTCATGATTACGTTTAAGGATGTGACGAAAACATATCCTGATGGCACCACTGCCATTAAATCTATCCAACTAGAAGTGCAAGAAGGAGAATTATTAGTTCTGATTGGCCCAAGCGGATGTGGTAAAACAACGACAATGAAAATGGTCAATCGTTTAATAGAACCTACAGAAGGGTCCATTCACATACATAATCAGGATATTAGGGAGTATAGTATTCACGAGCTCCGCTGGAATATTGGTTATGTACTGCAAGAGATTGCTCTGTTTCCGCACATGACGATTGAGGAGAATATTTCCGTCGTGCCTGAAATGAAGAAATGGAAGAAGAAAGCTTTATCAGATCGAATTGATGAGCTGCTTAACATGGTAGGCTTAGATCCTGCTATTTATCGAAAACGTAAACCGAGTGAACTTTCCGGTGGACAACAGCAGCGTGTCGGCGTGTTACGTGCTCTAGCAGCGGATCCTGACATCATTTTGATGGACGAGCCGTTTAGTGCGCTCGATCCGATCAGCAGGGAACAGC encodes the following:
- a CDS encoding glycosyl hydrolase family 18 protein encodes the protein VKKHLNGRMTVSTKLLKNMFRSPFLAAFSFILTYGFLQEDHWATSPQAGSVASLQWVEQNLQELLEVVPKDHLLLGIPLYSRLWEENNGEVSSTALTMEEAERWVEDKGLTPELDESTGQEYVQKTIDGTTYKMWLENEISLKKRINLMEKYQLAGIASWSISFADREAWEFINEQLHEE